From Malaya genurostris strain Urasoe2022 chromosome 2, Malgen_1.1, whole genome shotgun sequence:
GAAGTAAAAACAACAAGTCTTAATTTGGACGAACATATATTGATAATTTGATATATTCAGAAAACAATCCTCGTTCAATTTGCCTACACAACGGCCCtctgaacttttttttcaataaatagagttttaaaactagaattaaataacttttctttgATCCGAAACTAACTGAACGGAAACTCAAAAAGTAGATCAAGCTAAAGCGTGCAATTTCAAACACGTTCCATAAGAACGATGTACATGTACCAATAATTTTTTCGCATTATTTATGTAATCTGCTCTGACTTTTACATGACAGAGCGTCGAAAACTTGAAAGTTGAATCCTGagctttccgattttttttatttaataatataagtttAAAGGCACATTGctcaagctctaagatgccaaaggCAGTGAGTTTTCCGATGTTCTTCAGCGCTCAAGAGACTGATTGTTCATGGCTTATGAGCATATGAGGGTAGCGATGAATAAAATCAACGGTTCCAGCTACTTACCTATTtaccttgttcacctgatttggcatccttgaactattatctatttatattaagcacaaacataggttaacccctaaataaccatACCCGAATCcgccagtattagccgaaaacaacgttttcgttcggaaagacgtggtacttcggtaccaaatgaataagtgttttgcaagtagcattaactttacgtctgcttagcggttcaagttgaactgtttaagtttacaatacgcagttcaatttgaactgctctgcactgatgagcctaagacgaaacgtaaagaaaagtattaTCTATTTCTAATTCTCAAGTCATGTCTGATAAATCGATGTGAATTTCGTTTTAAAACTTTGAACCGCTACATCCGGAACCTGAAACCGAAACCAATATAGCTAAAGAaagtttgtatggccatcaactattaTGACCCCCATAttaagatgttttccgttctctacGGATCGGATCgcccgggttggcgattcaGTGAAtacggcactggtcttacatgtcagttgtcgtatgttcgagtctcgACCTAGAAGGATTCATTGTGTCAGCAGAATCGTAGTTCTGGTCATGTAATGATTTTGTACGTTAAGTCTGTTcaaacagaaagaccaaattacacaaaaggaatgtaatgcctgcCCTTACGAATGCGTTCGTCCAAATATAATAATATCGTCAATATAAATAATGACACCTTCAATCCCGATAAGCATATTCGTCATTATGCGCTGGAATATTTCAGGAGCGCAATTGATCCCGAACATAAGTCTTTTGAAACGCATTAATCCTCGGCAGCTCATAAAAGTAGTAATAGCTCGCGAATCGGAATGAAGTTCCACGTGATAATATGCTGAAGTTATGTCCAAACGGGAGAAATATTTAGACCCCTTCAATTTATTTAGTAAGGTTTCAATCATTGGTAAGGGAAAGTGCTCACGTTGAATTGCTTCGTTTGGATACTTCATGTTAATGCATAAGCGAACACTATTTTTCCCTTTTGGAACAACGACCATCGGTGAAATCCATTCCGAAACACCCTCGACGGGCTCAATTATATCCATGTGGAGCATTTCTTCGATCTTTTCTTCAACCTTTTGAACCATGGGTTCCGGCACTCGAATGTAAGAAATCTTTCGGGGAGGAACGCTTTTATCAATCGATAATTTTACCAAAATATTGGGAAATTTTGGGAACGGATTCCACGTGGTGTCGACGTTTTGAACATCCAGTCCCACTTTTAGAATTTTGAGCTCTTCCGCCGTTCGTTTACTCAACAAACATCGATTGGCTCCTTCAATTACAAAGAATTCAGCGTAGCTCTTTGGCTTTGCATTGTCAATAAAGATCCATGCCTGAAATACCGCCAACACCTTCAATGTATCACGGCTAGCATATGCAGTAAATCGTCGGTCCCCAggaatttttttcttgaagagCTTCGAATCGCAACTTTCTAGCTTTGCCCATACTTATGTAGTCACTGTGTTAATGGAAGAACCAGAATCAACAAGAAAACTCACAGGATGTTgatctatgaaacacgtaacgatGCCATCAATATTGGACTTCATCGAGTtctaaataaaatgaaagaagataattcattgtTACTTTATTTGTCGAATTCGGTTTTCATACAGTTTAAGGCTGTTACTATATTTAATTTCTCTTCGAAACCGTTTTAATTATACCTGAGAAACATTTTGTGAAATTGATCTGCAGGGAAGTTCTTCAACCAAACCTTCATCTTGTCGCAACAAGTTGGCTTCATCTGTCGTTCGTTTCCAAGTACGGTTTCTCGAGCTGctttgttgtttattacattttcGTGCAAAATGTCTAATTCGACGACACTGGTTACACCGAGCCTTACGCGCCGGGCAATTCAACGAGTCTGATGAATGCCTATGTGCACCACAGCGACCACACTCGACATTTCCACGAGCTGACCATTTTCCCCtgttaatttcatagttataaaATTTTCCATTCATTCGTGATCTTGGGATCCACTCTTGCTTAACAGCTGCTACAGAACTAGGGGTCGCCTCTCCGGTGAAAGCTTTCGATTTTTCCTTCTGCTTGGACAGTATCTCTCGGTTAACAGCGTAGCTAGTTATCTCATCAAGGTCCATCACACTCTCTAGACCTTTGTCCCGCACTCGTTCGTCGCAGGCTCCCATTGTGACTTGCTGGAGGATCTCTTTCTCTTCTCGGTCTCTGAAATCACATCGCGCTGCTTGTGTCCGAAGCCGTAGTAGAAAATTATTAAATGTTTCGTCACATCCCTGTTTTAATGAACGGAAGACTTCCAGTTCAATACGATCATTACGTTTTCCGATAAAAAACTTACTCAGTCTCTTCACTGCATTGTCGTATTCGGGTACCTCTTGGGGGCAATACGGTATTTTAACTGGTTCATGATAAATTTCATCTGGTGCTAGACCGAGATTATAATAAATACGTTGCAAACCGCGACCACCTGCAGTCAATAGTAGTACCAATTTGTCGTGTTGACTCTCCAAATTTCGTAATTCTAAAAATAGCTCGAATGCCCGATGCCACTCCTCCCACTCTCTTCGAAAATCCTGACTATCCACACAATCATTAAAAGGCTCTAATGGGCATTTTAAATTGTCTCCGAAATTCATCTGTAATAACAAAAGAACCAAAATAGAAATCGCTTAACTAGTAGTTATAAGGTATAAAcaaatattctttttttttgttctttacaAATTCTTACAGCAATTTATCAATTAAGTTGTGTGCTTTTTTCCAATTTATCTGCATGTCATTAGTAACACAAATCAAGGTAAACAATTTTGTTTCTTTCacagtgttttattttttttctggtcGCTTTAAACAGTGTCAAACGTCTACGTCTCTCACTTTCACTTACACCTTCTCAACGAATAAGGCACGACCACCTAGTTTATTTTGATCGTTTCTATTTTCACATTGTCCTACACGCACACATGTGGGGGATCTTGTGGTAATCTTTCATTCTCTTTATGTCCAATGAAAATTTGTCTGCGAAATCGATTTTGTTCGATTAATCGATGCTCTTCAGCGTCGTGCTGGACTAGCCAAGAACTTGTGCATCACAAAGCGCTGCGGACAAAACCGGACTCGCACAACCATTTGCTCTTCAGCATTTTGCTGGTCTAGTAACTATGTTTTCgcataatctttttttttcatgaatacctttgaatcttctttttgTTTTGGACTGATAAAATCTTTTGTGCTGCGGACTTTTCTGCCCGGTCTCACTATACCCTTCAGATTTCACTGGTCTGGCTTTTTTTTCCAATAATTCAGTTGTAATGTAGAGTTTCGTCAACTCCTAAATCCACAAACCAAAGAAACAATTGACTTACCATTTTATCGTACCGACTGCGCCAATTTGTAGCGTTTACTCCCGCGTCGCTTCAGTGCGTCCACTCAGCTTCGATATACTCCCGCTAATGATCCCATGGCAACATGTTGCAACGGTTGTTCGGAGTGTGTCACCAATACTTACATCATGGTCAGGGGTGTAGTCAGTGGATATTGCATCTCATCATATTACTTATGACTCTACAGGGAGCTATCACGGATCACTTCTCAAAATCCATCGCATcaccagagatgtccatctcctctgtgggacgaagagcaagtaaaatttctcccctcgcactgacaacttcaacgagagctcttctctttcacatatatacaccactgttgtataaagtgtgcacgcatcatgagtgcgtttgtttatttccttttatctcttccactgaatcgcaccaaagtgctagagcattagctaataaatttctgaggtggatgcagatactttcacagaggtgtacacgtcggtgagcactctgctgtatggtttgcgtagaagaagcgtggacacgcaaaattagtcaaataaaacaatttatcgtaaaattttcggttttccttgcaaatttttcatagcaaggccagatctactctctattaattgaagtgttctctattaattgaagtgttcacagaagtgttcgctcaccatcacgcgccagtggtcacttgggtgtatttagacgagagcgcgtgtgtgcggttcatgcgaagagaatgtgtttcactcgcgccagctgctttaaccacaagcacacactcaaatgctgtctattcgacactgagaagaagtgcgctttcctctttgtgcgatgcttcgttttttgcatcctcggtgtggacaagaatctgacgccagcgtgGTGAAATGCCATTTCTGCGCATCACAATAAGTCTTGTGGATTATCGTGCTCTAACAATGGACATTTAGAAGATCTTAGACATGTGTGTAAGGAATGGCGTGACAGTAAAAGACAGTAAGAatgtacactcttaccagccgctatctagttttgggtcaaaacctacccaaaatcaactaaagtgcatcttcccaattttgggtaacgagtgatgactgtCGTAACCAAACCTAAGCTCCTAGAAAAGACACGTCTGTTAGAAGTAAGCTTCGATCGCAGAATGAAAAGAATTCTCGTTTTTATCGTATAAACAAATCCTTAACATGTTCGTATCCATATCAATGAAGTGCAATTGTTTAACGGTTTCCATAGTTACGCAACTTTGATTTTCAGTGGTACCAGTTTCATCACAATAAAATATCACTTTGGTAGTATAGAATTCAtagaatatattttataatttcaAGTATCCAACCTTTACAGCATTCAagccttttttttaattatcattATTCATTCATCCTATTCCCTAcaatgacctcaaaatttaggtaaatgtaagtttagtacaagtgttatgccataacaaagcacgctacccatttttaccgatcaactcaaagtttgagtagataacgacttaattttgggtagcttatagaagagctcgtaaatgagtgatttcttctcagaaaataggtaaaaatgatGTTCAGTGTAAGAAATGTACTCTTCTCTCGGGCACAgtcacattttttttgttgaatactCAACAATAATAGttgcagtggaaaagtttaaagtgtctgttaaaaaacaCCGGCACTATAAGAATTAGTAATCTTCCCGATCACACTTTTTGTctgagggcccctcccgaaacgaaatcctttgTAGGGCCTTGTTATAAGCTTGATGGGTGTTAATTATTCTATTTATTGCGGCCCAACGAATGTTTAACCAGAGATCTCTGCCCTGTTTTCCTGGCGGTCATACTAGTTTCACTAAAGAATTTTGAGGAATTTGAATTATCATTTTCTATAACGATACATTAACAGCATTCGAAGTCTTAAAAGCCTTCCTAGATATACGCTCGGAACAAAACCACAGAAAGGAATacacgaaacccgacccgtacccttgaaaaatgaaaaattgtcaCTCAAACCCGACAAACATAGTTTTTTTCTGAAATCGACTACACTCTCACACACTTTGTGCCAaaagctacccaaaatcaactaaagtgcatctccccaattttgggtaacgagtgattacctcaaaatttaggtagaTGTAAGTTTAATACAAGTGTTATGCTATAACAAAGCACACTACccatttttaccgatcaacacaaattttgagtagataacgacctaattttggatagggtaacagaggtattttggccacttcatatattttggcccacctaacaaactttatcgatttcatcggattttatcgatgttaagtaactcatgttgcatcaatttgaagctaatcacattaaattacctattgcggaaggggttttcaaagatattacaacatttggtggatatttttacaaagtgggccaaaataaaatgaaccctgaagtgggccaaaatacctctgttaccctattctatagaagagctcgacaatgagtgatttctcctcaaattCTGGCATCCCTGACCTCAgctcaacacaacacaacacaaaaaaagttatttcgttttcgttgttcattagaaattatgctTTGAATAGAATTACCTTGATAAATACTCTGATAATATATCTGTGAATGAAACATGATAGAAAAGCTTTCACAAAAACGCATGGTTTTCGGAATCAGCTGTCTGATATTGTAAGTAGATGTTATTTGGAAAATTGTTTAGGCTGATTAAACTCTTTTATTAAAGGTTGACAATTGTAGTTTTGATTATTGAGTCCAAATGGATGAAGGCTGGAACACGTCGTCAGGAAtttgtaattgaaaataattctACTTGCTGGGTTCGCGAGTCATATGAGGTAATCAGAGATTGTCACCCGTGCACAGCATTTGAAATTACCAGTAAGTCCCAGGGAGTCTGTGTACATACCCACAACAAAGAAGTACTCAAGTGCCTCAGCGGAGAGATCGTGACGAGAAGGTGAGTTATCATATTTCGCAATGTATCTTAAAGTTGATGAACATGAAATTTTAGCTGTGATCGAGTTGCATGGCTGGACGAAAAACACTACTGGTCATTCCAGATAACACTCACCATTATCGGCTGTTTGTCTACGGCAATTTCGTTTCTACGACAAAAATCGTTAAACCGAAGAGCTATGCTTAAAATTCAAAATCAACTCGgaaactgttaaattttaattagCTTCATTTTGCGTTACGATGATTGACTTACACTTggaatattttcgaaaaactgGTTTGGATAAGAAGGATT
This genomic window contains:
- the LOC131426922 gene encoding protein JTB, translating into MIEKLSQKRMVFGISCLILLTIVVLIIESKWMKAGTRRQEFVIENNSTCWVRESYEVIRDCHPCTAFEITSKSQGVCVHTHNKEVLKCLSGEIVTRSCDRVAWLDEKHYWSFQITLTIIGCLSTAISFLRQKSLNRRAMLKIQNQLGNC